The following are encoded together in the Streptomyces sp. NBC_01465 genome:
- a CDS encoding winged helix-turn-helix domain-containing protein — protein sequence METSHRTVADELRARIKDGSLQPGTRMPTQERLAREFGVERGTVRQALKILQEEQLLTHVTRGVPATVADVAARPAAAPQSTMVALATRIDAAFAAPQVEIDALCLKSASLNLALSEPIRGIHAGRMKPAAVTVRVLLPSRDIELAFPTPVADGTDGRLHRNWLDQRNAQGQVLRSNLLALRASHEIDVTVEFRALPFTPPVKLYLLNGAEALFGYYLIGRREEEFDHESLELFDIQGTQSTLFPFAQGAGVRDATFVEQSQLWFDAIWNTISSPLSLAADAAP from the coding sequence GTGGAGACGTCGCACCGCACGGTGGCCGATGAGCTGCGAGCCCGTATCAAGGACGGAAGCCTGCAGCCGGGTACGCGCATGCCGACCCAGGAGCGGTTGGCGCGGGAGTTCGGGGTCGAGCGGGGCACGGTCCGCCAGGCGCTGAAGATCCTCCAGGAGGAGCAGCTCCTCACCCATGTGACCAGGGGCGTTCCCGCGACCGTGGCGGACGTGGCCGCCAGGCCCGCAGCGGCCCCGCAGTCGACGATGGTCGCGCTGGCGACGCGGATCGACGCGGCGTTCGCCGCTCCCCAGGTGGAGATCGACGCGCTCTGCCTCAAGTCCGCCTCGCTGAACCTGGCGCTGAGCGAGCCGATCCGGGGGATCCACGCGGGGCGTATGAAACCGGCCGCCGTGACCGTACGGGTGCTGCTGCCGAGCCGCGACATCGAACTGGCCTTCCCGACGCCGGTGGCGGACGGGACGGACGGCAGGCTGCACCGCAACTGGCTGGATCAGCGCAATGCGCAGGGCCAGGTGCTGCGGTCCAATCTGCTGGCCCTGCGGGCCTCGCACGAGATCGACGTGACGGTGGAGTTCCGCGCTCTGCCCTTCACGCCGCCGGTGAAGCTGTACCTGCTCAACGGCGCCGAGGCGCTGTTCGGGTACTACCTGATCGGCCGCCGCGAGGAGGAGTTCGACCACGAGTCCCTGGAGCTGTTCGACATCCAGGGGACGCAGTCGACGCTCTTTCCCTTCGCGCAGGGTGCGGGGGTGCGGGACGCCACGTTCGTGGAGCAGTCGCAGCTGTGGTTCGACGCGATCTGGAACACGATCTCGTCGCCGCTGAGCCTGGCCGCGGACGCCGCCCCCTAG
- a CDS encoding winged helix-turn-helix domain-containing protein, whose translation MASEQVGDGGGREFQRIVDALRNRLTSGTYRLGEQLPSQRAIADEFRVSRDTVQRVLRELVSEGWIETRQGSGTRVIKAQQVHSPDGTRTGHGRGILGRFIAAAFESPTREVTLDVFTLTSESLDTHVRLQAERVRAGEIAPTRIAVRMLLPAENALLAYPRNTENYEDRRPIERLHDITRRHSDSLSDALMNLRTEGLVDEVEVQVRHLQLTPAFKLYLLNSAEALHGFYEVVERRIRLADGEEIDAIDALGLNATLFHYAKDADPGTQGSLFVDAGQRWFDSQWELLAR comes from the coding sequence ATGGCGAGCGAACAAGTCGGCGACGGCGGCGGCAGGGAGTTCCAGCGCATCGTGGACGCGCTGCGGAACAGGCTGACCAGCGGTACCTATCGGCTGGGCGAGCAGCTGCCCTCCCAGCGGGCCATCGCCGATGAGTTTCGCGTATCGCGGGACACCGTCCAGCGGGTGCTGCGCGAACTGGTCAGCGAGGGCTGGATCGAGACGCGTCAGGGCAGCGGAACGAGGGTCATCAAGGCCCAGCAGGTTCACTCTCCGGACGGCACGAGGACCGGGCACGGGAGGGGAATCCTCGGGCGGTTCATAGCGGCGGCCTTCGAGTCCCCGACCCGTGAGGTCACCCTCGACGTCTTCACGCTCACCTCGGAGTCCCTGGACACTCATGTCCGTCTCCAGGCCGAGCGCGTGCGGGCGGGGGAGATCGCGCCGACACGTATCGCGGTGCGCATGTTGCTGCCGGCGGAGAACGCGCTGCTCGCGTACCCGCGCAACACCGAGAACTACGAGGACAGGCGCCCGATAGAGCGGCTGCACGACATCACCCGGCGCCACTCGGACTCGCTGTCCGACGCGCTGATGAACCTTCGCACGGAAGGTCTGGTGGACGAGGTCGAGGTGCAGGTCAGGCATCTCCAGCTGACCCCGGCCTTCAAGCTCTACCTGCTCAACAGTGCCGAGGCGCTGCACGGCTTCTACGAGGTCGTCGAGCGCAGGATCCGTCTGGCGGACGGGGAGGAGATCGACGCCATCGACGCGCTGGGGTTGAACGCCACGCTGTTCCATTACGCGAAGGATGCCGACCCCGGCACGCAGGGTTCGCTGTTCGTCGACGCAGGGCAGAGGTGGTTCGACTCCCAGTGGGAGCTGCTGGCACGGTAG
- the dtd gene encoding D-aminoacyl-tRNA deacylase, whose amino-acid sequence MRAVVQRVDGASVVVAGETVGEIVGEGLCVLVGITHEDTVEKAAQLARKLWSVRILEGEKSCSDTNAPLLVISQFTLYGDARKGRRPTWNAAAPGDIAEPLVDEVVAQLRALGAHVETGRFGADMRVSLTNNGPFTVQLDL is encoded by the coding sequence ATGCGTGCAGTGGTGCAGAGGGTGGACGGTGCGAGCGTCGTCGTCGCAGGCGAGACGGTCGGAGAGATCGTTGGTGAGGGTTTGTGTGTACTTGTGGGAATTACCCATGAGGACACCGTGGAAAAGGCGGCGCAGCTCGCCAGGAAGTTGTGGTCGGTTCGCATCCTTGAGGGCGAAAAGTCCTGCTCCGACACGAATGCACCCTTGTTGGTGATTTCGCAGTTCACTCTCTACGGCGACGCCCGCAAGGGCCGCCGCCCCACCTGGAACGCGGCCGCCCCCGGCGACATCGCCGAGCCCCTCGTCGACGAGGTGGTGGCCCAACTGCGCGCACTCGGCGCGCACGTCGAAACGGGCCGCTTCGGGGCGGACATGCGCGTCTCGCTCACCAACAACGGCCCGTTCACGGTCCAGCTGGACCTCTGA
- a CDS encoding aminoglycoside phosphotransferase family protein: MSNDGNVLGPLKGHHHETYAIPLAPENPLRPYFERGKYREPRREQFRYDRQCFASEDQLLVALQGRISRIPGIAEVEGGFLLQGFIEGRTLGRGRLPSQALSRLHTGQLAQLFGELVSVKGDEFDHLERVCGQASGSPNEFLDRLIEFTEKQVHLKDDGHYVPLFGALGVPEGALSAFRERAGTLADRPFSLVHGDLHRANFIVDLNGNLWTIDWELAMIGDPLYDLATHLHLMRYPAREELRITDVWQAAVERARPGSSDGWQRDLPVLRAYKRAQSLFTDVIRTALTLGPGSEPDRQKLPLSAWRVRRALALAAEPLGMGRVPTLRQVMTAYSEWFRTAGPAAASTVQM; this comes from the coding sequence TTGAGCAACGACGGCAATGTGCTGGGTCCGCTCAAGGGGCATCACCACGAGACGTATGCCATTCCGCTCGCTCCGGAGAATCCGCTCAGGCCCTACTTCGAGCGCGGGAAGTACCGGGAGCCGCGTCGCGAGCAGTTCCGTTACGACCGGCAGTGCTTCGCCTCCGAGGACCAGCTGCTGGTCGCCCTGCAGGGCCGGATCTCGCGCATCCCAGGGATCGCCGAGGTCGAAGGGGGCTTCCTGCTGCAGGGGTTCATCGAGGGCCGGACCCTCGGCCGCGGGCGGCTGCCCAGCCAGGCTCTCTCTCGGCTCCACACGGGACAACTGGCCCAGTTATTCGGCGAGTTGGTCTCGGTGAAGGGGGACGAGTTCGATCACTTGGAGCGCGTCTGCGGTCAGGCGTCGGGCAGTCCGAACGAATTTCTGGACCGTCTGATCGAGTTCACCGAGAAGCAGGTCCATCTCAAGGACGACGGTCACTATGTCCCGCTCTTCGGTGCACTGGGTGTACCCGAGGGCGCATTGTCCGCGTTCAGAGAGCGGGCGGGCACGCTCGCGGACCGGCCGTTCTCACTCGTCCACGGCGACCTGCACCGCGCGAACTTCATTGTCGACCTCAACGGGAATCTCTGGACCATCGACTGGGAGCTCGCCATGATCGGCGACCCCCTCTACGACCTGGCGACGCATCTCCATCTCATGCGCTATCCGGCCAGGGAGGAGCTGCGGATCACGGACGTGTGGCAGGCTGCAGTGGAACGGGCCAGGCCGGGCAGTTCGGACGGTTGGCAGCGTGATCTTCCCGTGCTGCGCGCCTACAAGCGCGCGCAGTCCCTGTTCACAGACGTCATCCGCACAGCGCTGACGTTGGGTCCCGGCTCCGAACCCGACCGGCAAAAGCTGCCGCTCTCCGCATGGAGGGTCCGGAGGGCCCTCGCGCTCGCGGCGGAGCCGCTCGGGATGGGCCGGGTGCCGACACTGAGGCAGGTGATGACGGCATATTCGGAGTGGTTTCGCACTGCCGGCCCGGCGGCAGCAAGTACCGTACAAATGTGA
- a CDS encoding Fur family transcriptional regulator: MVTTDWQSDLRRRGYRLTPQRQLVLEAVDVLEHASPDEILTEVRKTAGGVNISTVYRTLELLEELDLVSHAHLGHGAPTYHLADRHHHIHLVCRDCANVIEADVDVAADFTAKLRETFGFETDMKHFAIFGRCEKCTAKAVSTES; encoded by the coding sequence GTGGTGACCACTGACTGGCAGAGCGACCTCCGCAGACGCGGGTACCGGCTGACCCCTCAGCGGCAGCTCGTGCTGGAGGCCGTCGACGTACTGGAGCACGCGTCGCCCGACGAGATCCTCACCGAGGTGCGGAAGACGGCGGGCGGGGTCAACATCTCCACCGTGTACCGGACGCTCGAGCTCCTGGAGGAGCTCGACCTGGTCAGCCATGCGCATCTGGGGCACGGGGCGCCGACGTACCACCTCGCGGACCGGCACCACCACATCCATCTGGTCTGCCGCGACTGCGCGAACGTCATCGAGGCGGATGTGGACGTGGCCGCCGACTTCACGGCGAAGCTGCGCGAGACGTTCGGCTTCGAGACGGACATGAAGCACTTCGCCATCTTCGGGCGCTGCGAGAAATGCACTGCGAAGGCTGTCAGTACCGAGTCGTAG
- a CDS encoding GntR family transcriptional regulator, which translates to MSQNSTTSVNGRKPSHREVADTLRERIRSEELKAGDPMPTQAALVEEFGVERGTIRQALKILQGEGLLTHVTRGAPARIADRATMPPKPAAGDQPRPTMVELAARITEAFTETDVRIDAVSLTAESLNLALGDPIRRIHEGELAPKTIRVRILLPSREIELAFPTAVDDGARDQDAVHKRWLDQRNSQGKVLRHNLRALRASHEIDVEVELKALPFTPPIKLYLLNGAEALFAYYLVARREEEVGEKQVEIYDALGLKSLLFSFEGGGGGRDSAYVEESQKWFNALWDTISSELTLSE; encoded by the coding sequence GTGAGCCAGAACAGCACCACCTCCGTGAACGGAAGAAAGCCCTCCCATCGAGAAGTGGCCGACACGCTGCGCGAACGCATACGCAGCGAGGAGCTCAAGGCCGGCGATCCCATGCCGACCCAGGCCGCGCTGGTGGAGGAGTTCGGCGTGGAGCGCGGCACCATCCGCCAGGCGCTGAAGATCCTCCAGGGCGAAGGCCTGCTCACCCATGTCACGCGCGGCGCCCCGGCCCGTATCGCCGACCGCGCCACCATGCCGCCGAAGCCGGCGGCGGGGGACCAACCCCGGCCGACGATGGTCGAGTTGGCAGCCAGGATCACCGAGGCGTTCACCGAGACCGACGTGCGGATCGACGCGGTGAGCCTGACCGCGGAATCCCTCAACCTGGCGCTGGGCGACCCGATCCGCCGGATCCACGAGGGAGAGCTGGCGCCGAAGACCATCCGCGTACGCATCCTGCTGCCGAGCCGCGAGATCGAGCTGGCCTTTCCGACGGCGGTGGATGACGGCGCACGGGACCAGGACGCCGTCCACAAGCGCTGGCTGGACCAGCGCAACTCCCAGGGGAAGGTCCTGCGCCACAACCTCCGTGCGCTGAGGGCCTCGCACGAGATCGATGTCGAGGTGGAGCTGAAGGCGCTTCCCTTCACTCCGCCGATCAAGCTGTACTTGCTGAACGGGGCCGAGGCGCTCTTCGCGTACTACCTGGTCGCCCGGCGCGAGGAGGAGGTCGGCGAGAAGCAGGTGGAGATCTACGACGCGCTGGGGCTCAAGTCGCTGCTCTTCTCTTTCGAGGGCGGAGGCGGAGGCCGTGACTCTGCTTACGTGGAGGAGTCGCAGAAATGGTTCAACGCCCTGTGGGACACCATCAGTTCGGAACTGACGCTCTCTGAGTGA
- a CDS encoding GNAT family N-acetyltransferase has translation MTVNVRTITEAEVAGWRRALDTGFLRPPFVGDEAVASFLAHADLTRTRGAFDGPRCVATFRSFAQELTVPGGAVLPADAVTNVTVSPTHRRRGLLSRMMAADLAAAKERGDVVATLIAAEYPIYGRYGFGPAAQTTQWTVDVPRTGIDPRWSGPDDGGRVDLVDGADVFKLGPELHDRVRKLRAGAVSRDERWWKLNTGLLANPGHSWTEPFYAVYRSAAGEVEGLLVYRADDRWGDAKQPQNTAAVAGLIAVTPAAERALWTYVCSVDWITTVTSGDRAPDDLLPLLLPDPRAARITTQADFLWVRLLDVVRALEARTYTVSASLVLEVGDGDGLSAGRYRLDASPDGAVCAPSSESPDVTLDVRELGALYLGDESAVRLAALGRIGEETAGAVATLEALFRTAVRPWCPDVF, from the coding sequence ATGACTGTGAACGTCCGTACGATCACCGAGGCCGAGGTCGCCGGATGGCGGCGCGCTCTCGACACCGGGTTCCTCCGTCCTCCGTTCGTCGGCGACGAAGCCGTCGCGAGCTTCCTCGCCCACGCCGACCTCACCCGCACCCGGGGCGCCTTCGACGGCCCCCGCTGTGTCGCCACCTTCCGCTCCTTCGCCCAGGAGCTCACCGTCCCCGGCGGCGCCGTGCTGCCCGCCGACGCCGTCACCAATGTGACCGTCTCGCCCACCCACCGCCGCCGCGGTCTGCTCAGCCGGATGATGGCGGCGGACCTGGCGGCCGCCAAGGAGCGGGGTGACGTGGTCGCGACGCTGATCGCGGCCGAGTATCCGATCTACGGGCGGTACGGCTTCGGGCCCGCCGCCCAGACCACCCAGTGGACGGTCGACGTACCGCGCACCGGCATCGACCCGCGCTGGTCGGGGCCGGACGACGGAGGGCGGGTCGATCTGGTCGACGGCGCCGATGTGTTCAAGCTGGGGCCCGAACTGCACGACCGCGTACGGAAGTTGCGGGCCGGTGCCGTCAGCAGGGACGAGCGGTGGTGGAAGCTCAACACGGGGCTGCTGGCGAACCCCGGTCATTCGTGGACGGAGCCGTTCTACGCCGTGTACCGGTCGGCCGCCGGTGAGGTCGAGGGGCTGCTCGTCTACCGGGCCGACGACCGCTGGGGCGATGCCAAGCAGCCGCAGAACACCGCGGCCGTGGCGGGGCTGATCGCGGTGACCCCGGCCGCCGAGCGGGCGCTGTGGACGTACGTCTGCTCGGTCGACTGGATCACCACGGTCACGTCGGGGGACCGGGCCCCCGACGATCTGCTGCCGCTGCTGCTTCCCGACCCGCGTGCGGCGCGGATCACGACGCAGGCGGACTTCCTGTGGGTGCGGCTGCTGGATGTCGTACGGGCGCTGGAGGCCCGTACGTACACGGTGTCCGCCTCCCTCGTCCTTGAGGTCGGCGACGGTGACGGCCTGTCCGCGGGCCGGTACCGGCTCGACGCGTCGCCCGACGGCGCGGTGTGCGCGCCGTCGTCCGAGTCGCCCGATGTCACGCTGGACGTGAGGGAGTTGGGGGCGCTGTATCTGGGCGACGAGTCGGCGGTCCGGCTGGCGGCTCTGGGCCGGATCGGGGAGGAGACGGCGGGGGCCGTCGCGACCCTGGAGGCGCTGTTCCGTACGGCGGTCAGGCCCTGGTGCCCTGACGTTTTCTAG
- a CDS encoding RsiG family protein — protein MSSTGAGRPPGPVPMTKVPAVSLARTPVQRTGEAPLPAAPAHDIAALRLPELRVLRREAQRDEADLSYVRRMLHGRIDILRAELARRRDPETPVVDRLSEILTDAPSSHRSSARHVTLSTPRSEEYRMLASDMLAEVELSDLDARTDEELHTGMGRLIRYEQQVSRRRHLLQATADDCSAEIARRYRDGEAQVDDLLT, from the coding sequence ATGAGTTCAACTGGCGCCGGGCGACCGCCCGGTCCCGTACCGATGACCAAGGTCCCGGCGGTCTCTCTCGCGCGTACGCCTGTGCAGCGCACCGGAGAGGCCCCCCTTCCCGCCGCACCGGCCCACGACATCGCCGCCCTGCGGCTGCCGGAGCTGCGCGTGCTGCGCCGGGAAGCCCAGCGGGACGAGGCGGACCTCAGCTACGTACGGCGGATGCTGCACGGCCGGATCGACATCCTGCGGGCCGAGCTCGCCCGCCGGCGCGACCCGGAGACCCCGGTCGTCGACCGGCTCTCCGAGATCCTGACCGACGCCCCGTCCTCGCACCGCTCCTCCGCCCGCCATGTGACGCTCTCGACGCCGCGCAGCGAGGAGTACAGGATGCTGGCCTCGGACATGCTCGCCGAGGTCGAGCTCTCGGATCTCGACGCCCGGACGGACGAAGAGCTGCACACCGGAATGGGACGGCTCATCCGCTACGAGCAGCAGGTTTCGCGCCGTCGTCACCTGCTCCAGGCCACCGCGGACGATTGCAGTGCGGAGATCGCCCGCAGGTACCGTGACGGAGAAGCGCAGGTAGACGACCTGCTCACCTGA
- a CDS encoding HAD family hydrolase: MTENLKRVIAAAENVLFDFDGPICRLFAGREARVVAESLVAWLEEHGRHVLLTEEERASGDPHAVLRAVDRIHPGSDLVEELEERLTREELRAARTAWPTAYADPLIQTLRAVGVRLAIATNNSPRVARAYLADRGLTECFGPHVYGRTTDLHLLKPDPDCIRRAVASLGARPSASLMVGDTVTDLYAARAAGVAFLGYARSEEKAKRLYAAGAETVVDSMLPVLEAVRRNVQA; the protein is encoded by the coding sequence GTGACCGAGAATCTCAAGCGGGTGATCGCCGCGGCCGAGAACGTTCTCTTCGACTTCGACGGTCCCATCTGCCGGCTGTTCGCCGGCCGCGAAGCGCGCGTCGTGGCGGAGAGCCTGGTCGCCTGGCTGGAGGAGCACGGCCGCCATGTGCTGCTCACGGAGGAGGAACGGGCCTCCGGGGACCCCCACGCGGTCCTGCGGGCCGTCGACCGGATCCACCCGGGGAGTGACCTGGTCGAGGAGTTGGAGGAGCGGCTGACGCGCGAGGAGCTGCGCGCCGCCCGGACCGCCTGGCCGACCGCGTACGCGGACCCGCTGATCCAGACCCTGCGCGCGGTGGGAGTCCGCCTCGCGATCGCCACGAACAACTCGCCCCGGGTGGCGCGTGCCTATCTGGCCGACCGGGGCCTTACCGAGTGCTTCGGCCCGCACGTCTACGGCCGCACCACCGACCTCCACCTGCTCAAGCCGGACCCGGACTGCATTCGGCGGGCTGTGGCGTCGCTGGGAGCCCGCCCCTCGGCGTCCCTGATGGTGGGCGACACGGTCACGGATCTGTACGCGGCTCGGGCAGCCGGGGTGGCGTTCCTCGGCTACGCGCGCAGCGAGGAGAAGGCGAAGCGGCTGTACGCGGCGGGCGCGGAGACCGTCGTGGACTCCATGCTGCCCGTGCTGGAGGCCGTACGCAGGAACGTTCAGGCGTAG
- the ygfZ gene encoding CAF17-like 4Fe-4S cluster assembly/insertion protein YgfZ codes for MKSPLLSLPGAVPAEGRDEGVAAHYGDLFREQRELADGHGLVDLSQRGVISVSGPDRLSWLHLLLTQHVSELPVGQATEALILSANGHVEHALYLVDDGETVWAHVEPGTQDELVSYLEKMKFYNRVEVADRTAEFAVVHLPAGSIAEVPDGVVVRETAYGRDLFLPRGELESYAAKSGPVAGLLAYEALRIEQHRPRLGAETDHRTIPHELGWIGSAVHLQKGCYRGQETVARVQNLGKPPRRLVFLHLDGSEVLLPGHGTPVRLASDGEDGRQLGFITSSARHHELGPIALALVKRNVPVDAELMAGDTAAAQEVVVEP; via the coding sequence ATGAAGAGCCCTCTGCTGTCCCTGCCCGGCGCCGTCCCCGCCGAAGGCCGCGACGAAGGTGTCGCCGCGCACTACGGCGACCTGTTCCGAGAACAGCGCGAGCTGGCGGACGGTCATGGACTTGTTGATCTTTCGCAGCGCGGCGTCATCTCCGTCAGCGGCCCCGACCGGCTGAGCTGGCTGCATCTGCTGCTCACCCAGCATGTGAGCGAGCTGCCCGTCGGGCAGGCCACCGAAGCGCTGATCCTCTCCGCCAACGGGCACGTCGAGCACGCGCTCTATCTCGTCGACGACGGCGAGACGGTCTGGGCGCACGTGGAGCCGGGGACGCAGGACGAGCTCGTCTCGTACCTGGAGAAGATGAAGTTCTACAACCGGGTCGAAGTCGCGGACAGGACAGCGGAGTTCGCGGTCGTCCACCTCCCCGCCGGGTCCATCGCCGAGGTGCCGGACGGTGTGGTCGTACGGGAGACGGCGTACGGGCGCGACCTCTTCCTGCCCAGGGGTGAGCTCGAGTCGTACGCGGCGAAGAGCGGCCCCGTCGCCGGGCTCCTCGCGTACGAGGCGCTGCGCATCGAGCAGCACCGGCCGCGGCTCGGCGCGGAGACCGACCACCGGACCATCCCGCACGAGCTGGGGTGGATCGGCAGCGCCGTCCATCTGCAGAAGGGCTGCTACCGGGGGCAGGAGACGGTCGCCCGCGTCCAGAACCTGGGGAAGCCGCCGCGGCGCCTGGTCTTCCTCCACCTGGACGGGAGCGAGGTGCTGCTGCCGGGGCACGGGACGCCCGTGCGGCTGGCCTCCGACGGGGAGGACGGCCGGCAGCTCGGGTTCATCACGTCCTCGGCCCGCCACCACGAACTGGGGCCGATCGCGCTCGCCCTGGTCAAGCGCAATGTGCCGGTGGACGCGGAGCTGATGGCCGGGGACACGGCTGCCGCGCAGGAGGTCGTCGTCGAGCCCTAG
- a CDS encoding asparaginase: MTTTSPIAPAAPVLAEVVRSGFVEGLHRGSLVVLAADGSVEYTLGDPGTPVFPRSCNKPMQAAAVLRAGLDLSGERLALAAASHSGEGFHLDLVRKMLAEHGLTEDDLQCPEDLPLDPVEAEAYLASGQVRGRVAMNCSGKHTAMVAVCRLNGWDPATYLDPSHPLQQLVLEVVEEAAGERVTAVGTDGCGAPLMAITLVGLARAFRSFVLAPEDSAERRVADAMRAYPEYVAGTRRPDTWLMRGVPGVLSKMGAEAVQAVALPDGRALAFKVDDGGTRVLGPVLARVLSGMGVDGDVLARVGDAPLLGGGERVGEIRAAF; encoded by the coding sequence ATGACCACCACCTCCCCGATAGCCCCGGCCGCCCCCGTACTGGCCGAGGTCGTCCGCTCCGGCTTCGTGGAGGGCCTGCACCGGGGGTCGCTGGTGGTGCTGGCCGCCGACGGGAGCGTGGAGTACACGCTGGGGGATCCGGGGACGCCGGTCTTCCCGCGCTCCTGCAACAAGCCCATGCAGGCCGCGGCCGTGCTGCGGGCGGGGCTCGATCTGTCGGGGGAGCGGCTGGCGCTGGCCGCCGCGAGCCACTCGGGGGAGGGCTTCCACCTCGATCTCGTACGGAAGATGCTCGCCGAGCACGGGCTGACCGAGGACGACCTGCAGTGCCCTGAGGACTTGCCGTTGGACCCGGTCGAGGCGGAGGCCTATCTGGCGTCGGGGCAGGTGCGGGGGCGGGTCGCGATGAACTGCTCGGGCAAGCACACGGCGATGGTGGCGGTCTGCCGGCTCAACGGCTGGGACCCGGCGACGTACCTGGACCCCTCGCACCCGCTGCAGCAGCTGGTGCTCGAAGTGGTCGAGGAGGCGGCGGGCGAGCGGGTCACGGCGGTCGGTACGGACGGCTGCGGGGCGCCGCTGATGGCGATCACGCTGGTGGGGCTGGCGCGGGCCTTCCGGTCGTTCGTACTGGCGCCGGAGGACTCCGCGGAGCGGCGGGTCGCGGACGCGATGAGGGCGTACCCGGAGTACGTGGCGGGGACACGGCGCCCCGACACGTGGCTGATGCGAGGGGTGCCCGGGGTGCTGTCCAAGATGGGCGCCGAGGCGGTCCAGGCGGTGGCCCTGCCGGACGGCCGGGCGCTGGCCTTCAAGGTGGACGACGGGGGTACGCGGGTGCTGGGTCCTGTGCTGGCGCGGGTGCTGAGCGGGATGGGCGTGGACGGGGACGTGCTGGCGCGGGTCGGCGATGCGCCGCTGCTGGGCGGGGGCGAGCGGGTCGGTGAGATACGCGCCGCCTTTTGA